Genomic DNA from Carnobacterium divergens DSM 20623:
GGTTTTTCATAGAAATGGTAAACCGATTCAATCATTTGTCCCGTTTGAAAAATCAGTTTTGGTACGTAGTGTGTCACTGCAAAATAAAATAAAGAAACAATCAATAAATACGTAACCACCACAATAATTTTAGGGGATATTTTAACTCGTTTTTGAATTGATTTTACTAACCGCATTACTAAATAGGTAAAAATAAAAGTTAATAAAATTAAGCTTAAAACTTCTTTAATTAAGTATAAAACCAAACAAATTACTAAAAAAACGACAAAACGTCTTAGTGACGCATTTTGTCTAAACTTCTCCCATGTTGTCATTCACCTTCAACCCCTTCATTTCTATTCTAACCTATGAAACACTATAAGAAAATCGTTTTTGAAAAAATCAAGACGATTTTAGTGATTTCTTTAATTGATTATTGAAAAAGGAATAATTCAGCCCATTTTTTATACTATGAATTGACTACTTCTTTTGTTACAATGATGCTGAAAGATGATTGATTTATCTTCATTCTTAGGAAGTTTTTATATTGAAAACAGTCAACTGGGCAATACTAGGTTTAGGGGATATCGCAAGTAGCTTTGCCACTAGCTTTAAGGCACCAAACGCTACGCTTTATGCAGCGGGGTCACGTTCTCTTGAAAAAGCAAAAGCATTTACAGAAAAGCATCAAATTGAAAACGCTTATGGCAATTACGATGATCTATTAAAGGATCCAGCCATCGACATCGTTTACATTGCAACACCTCACAGTCATCACTATGACTTGATTATGAAAAGTCTTCAGGCAGGAAAACATGTTCTTTGTGAAAAAGCCATTACAATGAATGGTACACAATTAAAAGCAGCTATGGATTTGGCAGCTGAAAAGCACTTGATTTTATCTGAGGCTATGACGATTTACCATATGCCACTTTACCATAAATTAAAAGAACTTGTAGATGGTGGAACCATTGGAAAATTAAAAATGCTCCAAGTTTCATTTGGAAGCTTAAAGGAAACTGATCCTACTAATCGTTTTTACAATAAAGCCCTCGCTGGTGGCGCTTTATTTGATATTGGCACTTATGCGTTATCTTTTACTCGTTTCTTTTTAAATAGTCAGCCAAATGAAATCTTAACCACTATGAATCTATTTGAAACAGGTGTGGATGAGCAATCAGGGATTATTTTGAAAAATAAAGACAATGAAATGGCTGTTGTTTCACTTACCTTCCGTGCCAAAATGCCAAAACGAGGAATCATCGCTTGCGAAGACGGTTATATCACTGTAGATGATTACCCTCGTGCAACGTCAGCGACATTAACTCGACCTGATGGAAAAACAGAACTTATTGAAGCTGGAAATAGTGGAGAGGCGTTAAATTACGAGGCTACTGCCCTGACAGATTGGATATTAGCAAATAAAAAAGATCCTTTCTTACCACTTTCATACGATGTCTTAACTATAATGGATACCGTTCGTGAACGATGGGGATTACATTACGACTTTGAATAAAACTAAAAAATCATAGTATGTATTGGTATGAGACCAATACATACTATGATTTTTATTTTATTTGCCATTTTTCAAAAGACACGAACTTACATGGTAGTGCTGCTGGGTTAACATCTCTTTAATTTTCGCATCATCGGTACTTGCCACTTGAATCACGACTTGCGTTAACCCTGTCTTACGATATACGGCAATTTGATCGATACTCATCTTTTCTGTGGCAAATAAGTGAGTAATGTTTTCTAAAATACCAGTATGATCTTCTGGAATATCTACTACAACGCGACAGCCTTGATTGTAATAGCCTAGTAAATCAATAAATGCATCAAAAATATCCTTTTCTGTGATGATTCCCACTACTTGATTTTGGTTTTCAACGACTGGTAAGACACTAATCTGATTCTCTCGCATTCTTACCGCAGCCTCTTCTAGTAAAGCATTTGGGGAAATCGTTTTAACATCGGTTAGCATAATTTCCTTAACCGTCGTTTTAGTCAACAGATAGTTTAATTCATGAATGCTTAAGCTCGTTGCAGTGGATGGTGAATTTTGTTGAATTACACCTTCTGTTACTAACCCAATTAACTGCCCCTTTTCAACTACTGGCAAGCGATGGATTTTATGGGCTTTCATCACATCCAATGCTTCTAAAATTTTTGTATCTTGCGAAATGGTAATCACTTCTTTTGACATATACGTATGGACATCCATTGGTTACCCTCCTAGATAAGCTTTTTGAACTTCATCGCTGGCTAATAATTCTTTTCCTGTTCCTGTTAATACAACTTTCCCAGTTTCAAGAACGTATCCTCGATCAGCTATTGAAAGAGCGGCTTTCGCATTTTGTTCAATCAAAAGCACTGTCGTTCCTTGTTGATTAATAGCTTCGATAATATTAAAAATTTCTTTAATGAAGATAGGCGCTAGCCCCATTGACGGTTCGTCGAGAAGCAACAACTTTGGTCGTGACATCATTGCTCGCCCCATTGCTACCATTTGTTGCTCACCACCTGATAATGTGGCGGTATCTTGTTTCTTTCGTTCGGCTAAAACAGGAAAACGATCATAGATGTGTTCGAGGTCTTTTTTGATTTCAGCTTTATCTTTTCTTAAATAAGCACCTAACTCAAGATTTTCTAAAACGGTCATACCGCTGAAAACATGGCGTCCTTCCGGAACAAGAGAAATGCCTGCTTCCACAATTTTTTTAGTCGTCGCTTTTTGAATGGCTTGATTTTTAAAGAGAATCTCTCCTTGACTGCTTCGATGTAAGCCTGTAATTGCTTTTAAAATCGTTGATTTCCCGGCCCCGTTGGCACCAATCAGCGACACGATTTCGCCTTCATGAACATCAAAATTAATCTTGTTAATTGCTTGAATTACTCCATAATGAACTGATAAATCGGATACTTTTAACATACTAGTCACCACCTAAATAGGCCTTAATAACAGCCTCATTATTTTTAATCTCATTTGGCGTTCCATGTGCAATCATGCGACCGTATTCTAAAACATAGATTCGTTCACACACCTTCATTACTAAAGACATATCGTGTTCAATCAACAAAATAGTCATTTGAAATTGTTGTTGAATTTGGCGAATCAAGACTGTTAACTCAGCTGTTTCTTGCGGATTCATCCCAGCTGCCGGTTCATCTAAAAATAAAATTTTAGGCTTTGTTGCTAAAGCACGAACGATTTCTAATCTTCGTTGCTCCCCATAAGGTAAGTTTTTAGCTAATTCCTTTTCTTTTGTTTCTAATTTGAACAATTTAAGCAACGCTATAGCTTCTTGTTTCATTTTTTCTTCCGATTGATAAAACGCTGGGGTTCTTAAAATACTTCGTAAAGTACCTACCTTATCTTTGCCATGCATCGCAATTAAAACATTGTCCAACACAGTTAGTTCTTTAAATAAACGAATGTTTTGAAATGTTCTTGCTAAACCTAAATCAGTAATTTTATAGGGCTTCTTGCCATTAAGTCTCTGCGTTTTATTGTTTACAGTTAAATCAATGGTTCCTTCGGATGGAGCATAAACGCCTGTTAACAAGTTAAATAAGGTCGTTTTACCCGCACCATTTGGCCCAATTAATCCCACCAATTCATTATTTCCTAATTCTAAATTCACCATTGAAACAGCCGCTAAACCGCCAAAGTTCTTCGTTAATTTTTTTACTTCTAATAAACTCATTCTTCTCCCTCCTTTTTAGGAGAATTTTTATGCAACCGATCAAGCAATCCTTTAATCGTAAATTCTTTTGTGCCTAACAAACCAGAAGGTTTAAATACCATAATCGCAATCAATGCTACCGCATAGATAATCATTCTAATTGCACCAAAATCTTGCAAAACAATATTGATAATCCCTAATAGAATAGCTGCAATAAAGGTTCCGGTAATACTCCCTAAACCACCAAAAACCACAATAATTAAAATATCAACAGATTTCATAAAACCAAAATCAGA
This window encodes:
- a CDS encoding Gfo/Idh/MocA family protein, with amino-acid sequence MKTVNWAILGLGDIASSFATSFKAPNATLYAAGSRSLEKAKAFTEKHQIENAYGNYDDLLKDPAIDIVYIATPHSHHYDLIMKSLQAGKHVLCEKAITMNGTQLKAAMDLAAEKHLILSEAMTIYHMPLYHKLKELVDGGTIGKLKMLQVSFGSLKETDPTNRFYNKALAGGALFDIGTYALSFTRFFLNSQPNEILTTMNLFETGVDEQSGIILKNKDNEMAVVSLTFRAKMPKRGIIACEDGYITVDDYPRATSATLTRPDGKTELIEAGNSGEALNYEATALTDWILANKKDPFLPLSYDVLTIMDTVRERWGLHYDFE
- a CDS encoding CBS domain-containing protein — encoded protein: MDVHTYMSKEVITISQDTKILEALDVMKAHKIHRLPVVEKGQLIGLVTEGVIQQNSPSTATSLSIHELNYLLTKTTVKEIMLTDVKTISPNALLEEAAVRMRENQISVLPVVENQNQVVGIITEKDIFDAFIDLLGYYNQGCRVVVDIPEDHTGILENITHLFATEKMSIDQIAVYRKTGLTQVVIQVASTDDAKIKEMLTQQHYHVSSCLLKNGK
- a CDS encoding ABC transporter ATP-binding protein; protein product: MLKVSDLSVHYGVIQAINKINFDVHEGEIVSLIGANGAGKSTILKAITGLHRSSQGEILFKNQAIQKATTKKIVEAGISLVPEGRHVFSGMTVLENLELGAYLRKDKAEIKKDLEHIYDRFPVLAERKKQDTATLSGGEQQMVAMGRAMMSRPKLLLLDEPSMGLAPIFIKEIFNIIEAINQQGTTVLLIEQNAKAALSIADRGYVLETGKVVLTGTGKELLASDEVQKAYLGG
- a CDS encoding ABC transporter ATP-binding protein is translated as MSLLEVKKLTKNFGGLAAVSMVNLELGNNELVGLIGPNGAGKTTLFNLLTGVYAPSEGTIDLTVNNKTQRLNGKKPYKITDLGLARTFQNIRLFKELTVLDNVLIAMHGKDKVGTLRSILRTPAFYQSEEKMKQEAIALLKLFKLETKEKELAKNLPYGEQRRLEIVRALATKPKILFLDEPAAGMNPQETAELTVLIRQIQQQFQMTILLIEHDMSLVMKVCERIYVLEYGRMIAHGTPNEIKNNEAVIKAYLGGD